One genomic region from Bacillus aquiflavi encodes:
- the ilvC gene encoding ketol-acid reductoisomerase yields the protein MTKMYYNGDANEAYLQGKTVAIVGYGSQGHAHAQNLRDSGVEVVIGLRKGKSWDKAEKDGFPVYAVSEATAKADIIMILLPDELQPKVYKEEIEPNLTNQAIMFAHGFNIYFHQIVAPKSCDVLLVAPKGPGHLVRRTYEEGAGVPALFAIYQDVTGEAKELALAYAKGIGALRAGALETSFKEETETDLFGEQAVLCGGLTSLVKAGFETLVEAGYQPELAYFECLHELKLIVDLMYEGGLEGMRYSISDTAQWGDFISGPRVINEDVKKSMKAVLKDIQEGNFAKGWILENQANRPVFNAVNERENQHLIEEVGRKLRKMMPFVNERKSKEVVSSAKN from the coding sequence ATGACAAAAATGTATTATAACGGAGATGCGAATGAAGCTTATTTACAAGGAAAAACAGTAGCGATTGTTGGGTATGGTTCACAAGGTCACGCTCATGCACAAAACTTACGGGACAGCGGGGTAGAAGTTGTAATTGGTCTTCGGAAAGGAAAGTCATGGGATAAGGCAGAAAAGGATGGTTTTCCGGTATATGCTGTTTCTGAAGCTACTGCTAAAGCAGATATTATTATGATTTTATTACCAGATGAATTGCAGCCTAAAGTTTATAAAGAAGAAATTGAGCCAAATTTAACAAATCAAGCAATTATGTTTGCGCATGGATTTAATATTTATTTCCATCAAATTGTCGCACCAAAGTCATGTGATGTTTTACTCGTTGCTCCAAAAGGCCCAGGTCATCTTGTAAGACGAACATATGAAGAAGGAGCTGGAGTTCCTGCATTGTTTGCAATTTATCAAGACGTTACTGGAGAAGCAAAAGAACTTGCTTTAGCTTATGCAAAAGGTATTGGGGCATTACGAGCTGGAGCGCTAGAAACATCATTTAAAGAAGAGACTGAAACAGATTTATTTGGAGAGCAGGCGGTTCTGTGCGGAGGTTTAACATCGCTTGTAAAAGCAGGATTTGAAACGCTTGTAGAAGCCGGTTATCAGCCAGAGCTTGCATATTTTGAATGTTTGCATGAATTAAAATTAATTGTGGATTTAATGTATGAAGGCGGATTAGAAGGAATGCGTTATTCCATTTCAGATACAGCACAATGGGGAGACTTCATCAGTGGTCCTAGAGTCATTAATGAAGATGTGAAAAAATCTATGAAAGCAGTATTAAAGGATATTCAAGAAGGAAACTTTGCAAAAGGCTGGATTTTAGAAAACCAAGCTAACAGACCTGTTTTCAACGCTGTGAATGAGCGTGAAAATCAACATCTTATTGAAGAGGTGGGAAGAAAATTACGTAAAATGATGCCATTTGTAAATGAGAGAAAGTCGAAAGAAGTGGTCTCAAGTGCGAAAAATTAA
- the ilvN gene encoding acetolactate synthase small subunit gives MKRIITLTVLNRPGVLNRITNLFSKRNYNIESITVGHSENEGVSRITCVVHVENDQVIEQITKQLNKQIDVLKVTDITDQAIVSRELALIKVLSTPQNRNEIYALIEPFRASVIDVGKDSLTVQITGESDKLDAFIELIKPYGIKELARTGTTAFLRGTQRNVHQQKSYSIV, from the coding sequence ATGAAACGGATTATAACCCTAACAGTTTTAAATCGGCCAGGTGTTTTAAATAGAATTACAAATTTATTTTCAAAACGAAATTATAATATTGAGAGCATTACTGTAGGTCATTCAGAGAATGAAGGCGTATCAAGAATTACTTGTGTTGTTCATGTGGAAAACGATCAAGTGATCGAACAAATTACGAAACAGTTAAATAAACAAATTGATGTATTAAAAGTTACTGATATTACTGATCAAGCAATTGTTTCTAGAGAGCTTGCCTTAATTAAAGTTTTGTCGACTCCACAAAATCGCAATGAAATTTACGCCCTTATTGAACCATTTCGAGCTTCTGTTATTGATGTCGGCAAAGACAGCCTAACAGTGCAAATAACAGGAGAATCAGATAAATTAGATGCTTTTATCGAATTAATTAAACCGTATGGAATTAAAGAATTAGCGAGAACAGGTACAACAGCTTTCTTACGGGGGACGCAAAGAAATGTCCATCAGCAAAAGTCTTATTCAATTGTATAA
- the leuC gene encoding 3-isopropylmalate dehydratase large subunit, with protein sequence MGKSVIEKIWEKHVVHREKGKPDLLYIDLHLVHEVTSPQAFEGLRLKKRKVRRPDKTFATMDHNVPTVNRFQIDDKVALNQVNALAKNCAEFNVPLAGLESPDQGIVHVIGPELGLTKPGMTIVCGDSHTSTHGAFGALAFGIGTSEVEHVLATQTLWQTKPKTLKLQIDGKLMPGVTAKDVILYIIAKHGINFGTGHVIEYCGEVIRNMTMDERMTVCNMSIEGGARAGLISPDETTFAYIKGRKYAPKEAEFDKWVEEWKKLSSDEDAVYDNDIYIDGNKITPMVSWGTNPSMTTSITGSIPKIDNCETEVEKESLERALKYMSLKDGQKIEDIQIQHVFIGSCTNSRLEDLRQAAHIVQGKKVHPSVRALVVPGSQQVKKLAEAEGIDKIFLEAGFEWRESGCSMCLSMNADIVPAGEHCASTSNRNFEGRQGAGARTHLVSPAMAAAAAIHGHFVDVRKMLTEKAYQ encoded by the coding sequence ATGGGTAAGTCAGTGATTGAAAAAATATGGGAAAAGCACGTTGTACATCGAGAAAAGGGGAAACCTGATTTATTATATATAGATCTTCATTTAGTACATGAAGTAACTTCTCCGCAAGCATTTGAAGGGTTACGATTAAAGAAACGGAAAGTCCGCAGGCCAGATAAAACATTTGCTACGATGGATCATAACGTCCCTACTGTTAATCGCTTTCAAATTGATGATAAAGTAGCGTTAAATCAAGTAAATGCATTAGCGAAAAATTGCGCCGAGTTTAATGTGCCGTTAGCAGGATTAGAAAGCCCTGATCAAGGTATCGTCCATGTTATAGGTCCAGAACTTGGTTTAACTAAACCCGGAATGACAATCGTTTGTGGAGATAGTCACACTTCTACTCATGGTGCATTCGGAGCGCTTGCTTTTGGAATTGGAACAAGCGAGGTCGAACATGTACTGGCAACACAAACATTATGGCAAACTAAACCAAAAACATTAAAATTACAAATAGATGGTAAATTAATGCCGGGGGTAACAGCAAAAGACGTTATTCTCTATATAATAGCTAAACATGGAATTAATTTTGGTACTGGCCATGTGATTGAATATTGTGGTGAAGTCATAAGAAATATGACAATGGATGAAAGAATGACTGTTTGTAATATGTCAATTGAAGGTGGAGCAAGAGCTGGTTTAATTAGTCCGGATGAAACTACTTTTGCTTATATAAAAGGAAGAAAATACGCTCCTAAAGAGGCGGAATTTGATAAATGGGTTGAGGAATGGAAAAAGCTATCTTCGGATGAAGATGCTGTTTATGATAATGACATTTACATTGATGGCAATAAAATAACGCCAATGGTCAGCTGGGGAACAAATCCTTCCATGACTACATCTATAACTGGCAGTATTCCGAAAATTGACAATTGTGAAACCGAGGTAGAAAAAGAATCGTTAGAGCGAGCCCTTAAATATATGTCTTTAAAAGATGGACAAAAAATTGAAGACATTCAAATTCAACATGTGTTTATTGGATCGTGTACAAACTCACGGTTAGAGGATTTACGTCAAGCTGCACATATTGTGCAAGGTAAAAAGGTTCATCCTTCAGTTCGAGCTTTAGTCGTTCCAGGTTCTCAACAAGTGAAGAAACTTGCTGAAGCAGAAGGGATAGATAAAATCTTTTTAGAAGCAGGTTTTGAATGGAGAGAATCAGGCTGCAGCATGTGTCTTAGCATGAATGCAGATATTGTACCAGCAGGTGAGCATTGTGCTTCAACTTCAAATCGTAATTTTGAGGGAAGACAAGGAGCAGGTGCTAGAACACATCTTGTAAGTCCCGCAATGGCTGCAGCAGCAGCGATTCATGGTCATTTTGTTGATGTTAGAAAGATGTTGACAGAAAAAGCATATCAATAA
- the ilvE gene encoding branched-chain-amino-acid transaminase: protein MSEQWIFLNGEYVTKENAKISVYDHGFLYGDGIFEGIRVYDGNIFRLKDHMDRLYNSAKSILLNISYKQEELTQIVIDTVKKNKLQSAYIRLVVSRGVGNLGLDPAHCKKENIVIIVEPLTLFPKELYEKGLEIVTVATRRNRPDILSPQVKSLNYLNNVLVKIEARLAHVSEALMLNDQGYVAEGSGDNVFIVKKKVFYTPPSYIGALEGITRDAVIDIIKELGYEVREQAFTRHDVYTADEVFLTGTAAEVISVIKVDGRMIGNGKPGTYTQEILKKFREKVVTEGIKVYNKKASAS from the coding sequence GTGTCCGAACAGTGGATTTTTTTAAATGGCGAATATGTGACAAAAGAGAATGCAAAAATTTCAGTCTACGATCACGGCTTTTTGTACGGAGACGGAATATTTGAGGGGATCCGGGTTTACGATGGGAATATTTTTCGCTTGAAAGATCATATGGATCGTCTTTATAACTCCGCAAAATCAATTTTATTAAATATCTCCTATAAGCAGGAGGAGTTAACACAAATTGTTATCGATACGGTGAAAAAAAATAAATTACAAAGTGCTTATATTCGTTTAGTTGTATCCAGAGGAGTAGGAAACCTTGGCCTTGATCCAGCTCATTGCAAAAAGGAAAATATTGTTATTATTGTTGAACCGCTTACTCTTTTCCCGAAAGAACTTTATGAAAAAGGACTTGAAATTGTCACTGTAGCGACTAGAAGAAATAGACCTGATATTTTAAGTCCGCAAGTTAAGTCTTTAAACTATTTAAACAATGTACTTGTAAAAATTGAAGCTCGCTTAGCTCATGTGAGTGAAGCGTTAATGTTAAATGATCAAGGGTATGTAGCTGAAGGATCAGGAGACAATGTTTTTATCGTAAAAAAAAAAGTATTTTATACACCTCCAAGTTATATTGGAGCACTAGAAGGAATTACAAGAGATGCAGTGATAGATATCATAAAAGAACTCGGTTATGAAGTTAGGGAACAGGCATTCACAAGACATGATGTATATACAGCTGATGAAGTGTTTTTAACTGGGACAGCCGCTGAAGTCATTTCCGTTATTAAAGTAGATGGAAGGATGATTGGCAACGGTAAACCTGGAACTTATACACAGGAAATATTGAAAAAATTCAGAGAAAAAGTAGTAACAGAAGGTATTAAAGTATATAACAAAAAAGCTTCTGCAAGTTAA
- a CDS encoding metallophosphoesterase family protein has protein sequence MNILIVSDSHGLTEELKVIKNKHMDEIDHMIHCGDSELSIAHNAIEDFIIVKGNCDIEKRFPEEVIQEIDGYRLLVVHGHQYGVKHTLMNLHYRAAELDADIVCFGHSHILGVEIIAGKLFINPGSICLPRKRIEKTYVILRLENNYANISIFEYEKGELTELKQRFPLPKK, from the coding sequence ATGAATATATTAATTGTAAGTGATAGTCACGGTTTAACGGAAGAGTTAAAAGTGATTAAAAATAAGCATATGGATGAGATTGATCACATGATTCATTGTGGTGATTCTGAGCTGTCCATTGCTCATAATGCGATCGAAGATTTCATAATAGTAAAAGGAAACTGTGACATTGAAAAACGATTTCCAGAAGAAGTAATCCAGGAAATAGATGGATACAGACTTCTAGTTGTTCACGGTCATCAATACGGTGTAAAGCATACATTAATGAATTTGCACTATCGTGCAGCGGAATTAGATGCGGATATAGTCTGCTTTGGACACTCACATATTTTAGGAGTCGAAATCATTGCTGGGAAGTTGTTTATTAATCCTGGAAGCATCTGTTTACCACGAAAGCGAATAGAAAAAACGTATGTTATTTTAAGACTAGAAAATAACTATGCAAATATTTCTATATTTGAATATGAAAAAGGAGAACTTACTGAATTAAAGCAGAGATTTCCTCTTCCTAAAAAATAA
- the hprK gene encoding HPr(Ser) kinase/phosphatase, with protein sequence MKSITIDNLIQKFSLEVLTGKNQLHRTITKSRTHRPGLEFIDYFDFFPMEHVQVLGKNEITYLHMLNEDERKLRVGNIVKYNPPCIIVTEQQKGLKYLTQFCTEENIPLLRTHETTYEFIGKLDAYLVKTMAPEIAVHGVCINVSGIGILLRGKSGVGKSETAHTLIGRGHRLVADDIVVLKKLSPQTLLGTHNERNREFLALRSIGLLNVVRLYGRKAFQDETRIALDIELVNWQNNELNNELEVESKFREYMGVKIPHIQIQLQPGRDVAGLIEAAANNWYLKQQGYSAAEEFMKRLEIDSPSF encoded by the coding sequence GTGAAATCTATAACGATTGATAATTTAATACAAAAATTTTCATTAGAAGTATTGACAGGAAAAAATCAACTACATCGTACAATCACGAAGTCAAGAACACATCGTCCTGGATTAGAATTTATTGATTACTTTGATTTTTTCCCGATGGAACATGTTCAAGTACTTGGAAAAAATGAAATTACTTATTTACATATGTTAAATGAAGATGAACGCAAGCTTCGGGTCGGGAATATCGTCAAATATAATCCGCCTTGCATCATCGTGACTGAACAACAAAAAGGATTAAAATATTTAACTCAATTTTGTACGGAAGAAAATATCCCACTACTCCGTACGCATGAAACAACTTACGAATTTATTGGGAAACTAGATGCCTATTTAGTAAAAACAATGGCACCAGAAATCGCAGTGCATGGAGTTTGTATCAATGTTTCAGGAATCGGCATTTTACTGCGCGGTAAATCAGGGGTAGGCAAAAGTGAGACTGCACACACGTTGATCGGTCGTGGGCATCGTTTAGTTGCCGATGACATTGTTGTGTTAAAAAAGCTTAGTCCACAAACTCTTCTTGGTACTCATAATGAGAGGAACAGAGAATTTCTCGCCTTGCGCAGCATTGGGTTGTTAAATGTAGTGCGGTTATACGGAAGAAAAGCTTTTCAGGATGAGACACGGATTGCGCTCGATATTGAACTAGTAAACTGGCAGAATAATGAATTAAATAATGAGTTAGAAGTAGAATCGAAATTTAGAGAATATATGGGTGTTAAAATTCCTCATATTCAAATTCAGCTTCAACCAGGGCGCGATGTGGCAGGATTAATTGAAGCGGCAGCAAATAATTGGTATCTAAAGCAACAAGGATACAGTGCTGCGGAAGAATTTATGAAACGACTTGAAATTGATTCTCCTTCATTTTAA
- a CDS encoding 2-isopropylmalate synthase: MRKINIFDTTLRDGEQSAGVNLNFSEKLEIAKQLERLNVDIIEAGFPAASKGDFSSVQAIAQTIKNCSVTGLARSVKSDIDAAWEALKDGVEPRLHVFIATSPIHRDYKLKLSKEQVIETAVETVKYAAERFPVVQWSAEDACRTELPYLAQIVEAVIQAGAKVVNIPDTVGYITPKEYGDIFTYLRENVPSIDGVSLSAHCHDDLGMAIANSLSAIEHGATQVEGAINGIGERAGNAALEEFAVALYTRKDYYKAETRLVLNEISRTSSLVSKLTGMIVPANKAVVGRNAFAHESGIHQDGVLKEKTTYEIISPDLVGFQSNSMVLGKHSGRHAFKTRLQELGFTIPDEEIKHLFTVFKDMADRKKEMTDEDLVAIVLEERLSTEQRFYDLTSIQVQYGTNQVPTATVTLTGFHNKIIQEAAPGSGSIEALYNTLERCLQAPVKLLDFRIQSVGKGRDALAQVYVKLRYQETETSGRGLAQDVLEASAKAYLNAINRVIYLNGKAKAEPVAQTQ; encoded by the coding sequence GTGCGAAAAATTAACATTTTTGATACGACATTAAGAGATGGTGAGCAATCGGCCGGAGTAAACTTAAACTTTTCAGAAAAGCTGGAAATTGCGAAACAGTTAGAACGTCTAAATGTCGATATTATTGAAGCGGGATTTCCTGCCGCATCTAAAGGAGATTTCTCTTCAGTTCAAGCAATTGCACAGACAATTAAAAACTGTTCAGTGACCGGGTTAGCCCGGTCTGTCAAGTCCGATATTGATGCGGCATGGGAAGCATTGAAAGACGGTGTTGAACCTCGCTTGCACGTGTTTATTGCTACTTCTCCGATTCATCGGGATTATAAGCTTAAATTATCGAAGGAACAAGTGATTGAAACGGCAGTCGAAACTGTAAAATATGCTGCAGAGCGTTTTCCGGTTGTTCAATGGTCAGCGGAAGACGCCTGCCGCACTGAGCTTCCTTATTTAGCTCAGATTGTAGAAGCTGTTATTCAAGCGGGAGCAAAAGTTGTTAATATTCCTGATACGGTAGGATATATCACACCAAAAGAATATGGGGATATTTTCACTTATTTAAGGGAAAATGTACCTTCTATAGATGGAGTTTCATTATCTGCTCATTGTCATGACGATTTAGGAATGGCAATTGCTAATTCATTATCGGCAATCGAGCATGGAGCTACTCAAGTAGAGGGTGCGATAAATGGCATTGGTGAAAGAGCTGGTAATGCCGCACTTGAAGAATTTGCTGTAGCTCTTTATACACGGAAAGATTACTACAAAGCTGAAACGAGACTTGTTTTAAATGAAATTAGCAGAACGAGCAGCTTAGTAAGTAAATTAACGGGAATGATTGTTCCAGCGAACAAAGCAGTTGTTGGCAGAAATGCTTTTGCACATGAATCAGGCATTCACCAAGATGGTGTTTTAAAGGAAAAAACGACATATGAAATTATTTCCCCTGACTTAGTTGGCTTTCAATCGAATTCTATGGTACTTGGTAAACATTCTGGACGTCACGCTTTTAAAACACGGTTACAGGAACTTGGTTTTACGATACCTGATGAAGAAATTAAGCATTTATTTACTGTTTTTAAAGATATGGCTGATCGAAAAAAAGAGATGACAGACGAGGACTTAGTGGCAATCGTTCTTGAAGAAAGACTTTCAACAGAACAGCGCTTTTATGACCTGACTTCCATTCAAGTACAATATGGTACAAATCAAGTACCGACAGCAACTGTTACATTAACTGGATTTCATAATAAAATCATTCAGGAAGCTGCACCCGGATCAGGAAGTATTGAAGCTTTGTACAATACGTTGGAAAGATGTTTGCAAGCACCTGTAAAGCTTCTCGATTTTCGAATTCAATCAGTAGGAAAAGGAAGAGATGCCTTAGCACAAGTATACGTAAAATTACGTTATCAAGAAACTGAAACAAGTGGCCGCGGACTTGCACAAGATGTTCTTGAAGCGTCAGCTAAAGCATATTTAAACGCGATTAATCGAGTCATTTATTTAAATGGGAAGGCGAAGGCAGAACCTGTCGCTCAAACACAATGA
- the leuB gene encoding 3-isopropylmalate dehydrogenase translates to MKKRIAVLPGDGIGKEVTKGAVEVLQAIGERFGHQFSFVYGKIGGEAVNTEGTPLPDETIDLCKGSDAVLLGAVGGPKWDHLPVHLRPEKGLLKIRKELNLYANLRPTNYFESLADSSPLRKEFIEHVDMLIVRELTGGLYFGKPSERVNQNGKDAVVDTLFYEKEEIERVIRLAFELARKRGRKVTSIDKANVLESSRMWREVAEQTSKKYPEVILEHMLVDNAAMQIIKNPKQFDVVVTENMFGDILSDEASVLTGSLGMLPSASLSLSGPYLYEPIHGSAPDIAGKGIANPIGAILSAAMMLRHSFNLEKEAKSIENAVSEVLEAGYRTADIVSSSYKRVSTSEMIEEIRATILDNEATINIMNCYV, encoded by the coding sequence GTGAAAAAGAGAATCGCAGTATTACCGGGTGATGGAATTGGTAAAGAAGTAACTAAAGGTGCAGTGGAAGTATTACAAGCGATTGGGGAACGGTTCGGTCATCAATTTTCCTTCGTGTATGGAAAAATTGGTGGAGAAGCGGTCAATACAGAAGGAACTCCGCTTCCAGATGAAACAATCGATTTGTGTAAAGGAAGCGATGCAGTTTTATTAGGGGCTGTTGGAGGTCCTAAATGGGATCATCTTCCTGTTCATCTTCGACCGGAAAAGGGTTTATTAAAAATCCGAAAAGAACTGAATTTATATGCTAATCTAAGGCCGACAAATTATTTCGAAAGCCTTGCTGATTCTTCTCCGCTTCGAAAAGAATTTATTGAACATGTTGATATGTTGATCGTTCGTGAACTAACTGGCGGGTTGTACTTTGGCAAGCCAAGTGAACGGGTGAATCAAAATGGCAAGGATGCAGTTGTAGACACATTATTTTATGAAAAAGAGGAAATAGAAAGAGTGATTCGGCTGGCATTTGAATTAGCCAGAAAGCGCGGAAGAAAGGTGACTTCAATTGATAAAGCAAATGTGCTTGAATCTAGTCGTATGTGGAGAGAGGTTGCAGAACAAACCTCGAAAAAATATCCTGAAGTCATTCTTGAACATATGCTTGTCGATAACGCAGCGATGCAAATAATTAAAAACCCGAAACAATTTGATGTAGTCGTGACGGAAAACATGTTTGGAGATATATTAAGTGATGAAGCATCGGTATTAACAGGTTCTTTAGGTATGCTTCCATCTGCTAGTCTTTCGCTATCAGGCCCTTATTTATACGAACCTATCCATGGTTCAGCTCCAGACATTGCAGGGAAAGGAATTGCAAATCCAATTGGAGCGATTTTGTCAGCTGCAATGATGCTACGACATTCATTTAATTTGGAAAAAGAAGCGAAATCTATAGAAAATGCAGTTTCTGAAGTTCTTGAAGCAGGTTATCGAACAGCTGATATTGTTTCTTCTAGTTATAAACGTGTTTCAACATCTGAAATGATAGAAGAAATAAGAGCAACTATTTTAGATAATGAAGCAACTATAAATATAATGAACTGTTATGTGTAA
- the ilvB gene encoding acetolactate synthase large subunit, with translation MQEAAFMEKKAEEEMMTGADLMLNALKKEGVEVIFGYPGGAVLPIYDKLYHSDIRHILPRHEQGGIHAAEGYARITGKPGVVIVTSGPGATNIVTGLTDALMDSLPLVVFTGQVSTEVIGTDAFQEADILGITTPITKYNYQVRNIEDIPYIVKEAFYIASSGRPGPVLIDIPKDISASLGFIPEEKEINLPGYQPTLQPNYLQICKLTEAVSKAKRPVILAGAGVLHSNAAQELEQYAEQQNIPVVHTLLGLGGFPADNPLFTGMGGMHGCYAANMALYECDLLINIGARFDDRLTGNLTHFAPKALVAHIDIDPAEIGKNVPTKIPIVADAKEALKELIKQKGRPGDNEEWVQLLKDWNEKHPFYYENDSELLKPQKVIEMLYEKTKGDAIVVTDVGQHQMWAAQFYKFNYANRFVTSGGLGTMGFGLPASIGAQLADPEACVLAVLGDGGFQMAIQELSVIAELNLPIKIVILNNENLGMVRQWQELFYEKRYSYSNISSQPSFTKLAEAYGIKAFEISTEEEAEKILSEVMNDREPVLLDFRVEKMEKVYPMIAQGKGLHEMVGVKE, from the coding sequence ATGCAGGAAGCTGCTTTTATGGAAAAGAAAGCTGAAGAAGAAATGATGACCGGTGCAGATTTAATGTTAAATGCGTTAAAAAAGGAAGGCGTTGAAGTAATCTTTGGGTATCCGGGGGGAGCGGTTCTTCCAATTTATGATAAGCTTTATCACTCAGATATCCGCCATATTTTGCCCCGGCATGAACAAGGAGGAATTCATGCCGCAGAAGGATACGCTCGGATTACAGGGAAGCCGGGGGTTGTCATTGTAACATCCGGTCCTGGAGCAACTAATATTGTAACAGGATTAACGGATGCGTTAATGGACTCTTTGCCGCTTGTCGTTTTCACTGGTCAAGTATCAACTGAAGTCATTGGAACAGATGCGTTCCAAGAGGCTGATATTCTCGGAATTACAACTCCGATTACAAAATATAATTATCAAGTTCGGAACATTGAAGATATTCCTTATATTGTAAAAGAAGCTTTTTATATTGCGTCAAGTGGAAGACCTGGTCCTGTATTAATCGATATTCCAAAAGACATTTCAGCCTCCCTTGGATTTATTCCTGAAGAGAAAGAAATTAATTTACCTGGATATCAACCAACATTACAACCAAATTATTTACAAATCTGCAAGTTAACAGAAGCAGTTAGTAAGGCAAAACGTCCGGTTATTTTAGCTGGAGCAGGTGTTTTACATTCAAATGCAGCACAAGAGTTAGAACAATATGCAGAACAACAAAATATTCCGGTTGTTCATACTCTTCTTGGTTTAGGCGGATTTCCGGCTGACAATCCGTTATTTACCGGTATGGGGGGAATGCATGGCTGTTACGCGGCAAATATGGCTCTGTATGAATGTGATTTATTAATTAATATCGGGGCACGTTTTGACGATCGTTTAACAGGTAACTTAACACATTTCGCTCCGAAAGCTCTCGTTGCTCATATTGACATTGATCCAGCGGAAATCGGAAAAAATGTTCCGACAAAAATACCAATTGTTGCGGATGCAAAAGAAGCATTAAAAGAGTTAATCAAACAAAAAGGTCGACCCGGTGACAACGAAGAATGGGTTCAGTTATTAAAAGATTGGAATGAAAAGCATCCATTTTATTATGAAAATGACAGCGAATTATTGAAACCGCAGAAAGTAATCGAAATGCTCTACGAGAAAACAAAAGGAGATGCAATTGTTGTAACAGATGTTGGTCAACATCAAATGTGGGCAGCCCAATTTTACAAGTTTAATTATGCGAATCGCTTTGTAACATCCGGGGGACTTGGAACGATGGGATTTGGTCTTCCTGCTAGTATCGGCGCCCAACTTGCAGATCCTGAAGCATGTGTATTAGCAGTTTTAGGAGATGGCGGTTTCCAAATGGCTATTCAAGAGCTTTCAGTTATCGCAGAATTAAATTTACCAATTAAGATTGTCATCTTAAATAATGAAAATCTTGGAATGGTTAGACAATGGCAGGAACTCTTTTACGAAAAACGTTACTCTTATTCAAATATATCATCTCAGCCGTCTTTTACTAAGTTGGCAGAAGCTTATGGAATTAAGGCTTTTGAAATTTCTACTGAAGAGGAAGCGGAAAAGATTTTAAGCGAGGTAATGAACGATCGTGAGCCAGTTCTTCTTGATTTCCGCGTAGAAAAAATGGAAAAAGTATACCCAATGATTGCTCAAGGGAAAGGGCTGCATGAAATGGTAGGTGTGAAAGAATGA
- a CDS encoding N-acetyltransferase has translation MDNIRPLKETEIDQIIEIWITGSIKAHNFIDKEYWESKKMDMKTMYIPMSKTFIIQENEKIVAFISMIDHYLAALFVHIDYQKKGYGKSLLQYIKLHKDIVKLKVYQKNKNAVKFYLNNGFVIKEELFDEHTSEKELLMSWQKSK, from the coding sequence GTGGATAATATAAGACCTTTAAAAGAAACAGAAATTGATCAAATAATAGAAATTTGGATAACGGGATCTATCAAAGCCCATAATTTTATTGACAAGGAATACTGGGAATCCAAAAAAATGGACATGAAAACGATGTATATACCCATGTCTAAAACCTTTATCATCCAAGAAAATGAAAAAATTGTTGCTTTCATCTCAATGATAGATCATTATTTAGCAGCATTATTTGTTCATATTGACTATCAGAAAAAAGGTTATGGGAAAAGCTTATTACAATATATTAAGCTACATAAAGACATAGTTAAACTAAAAGTTTATCAAAAAAATAAAAATGCAGTTAAATTTTATTTGAATAACGGATTTGTTATTAAAGAAGAACTCTTTGATGAACATACTTCTGAAAAGGAATTGTTAATGAGTTGGCAAAAGAGCAAATAA